One Arthrobacter sp. StoSoilB19 DNA window includes the following coding sequences:
- a CDS encoding FAD-dependent monooxygenase → METITIVGGGISGLALAAALDPNRFHVTVYEKRPELPAVGNALGMWPNAQRALARLGILDQARAVSPVLGSGSVRNAQGEPWVTVDAGEMFGISRTDLLRLLDTAVPGSVRRATSQIRGLPADGGLVVGADGVHSVVRSTAWGPGADARLTPYLALRGTLPTPVAPDEVGEYWGRGDLFGMAAARGGSFWYASYRSGLGPYGIDVPSALEQARERYAGHAPAIRRALAAATPEECLVQRLWTVPRLGSYVSGRIALIGDAAHAMMPTLGRGACESLVDAVTLADLLNTLPEDQALRAYDRQRRFRTRAVSLASSALGRVALTERGQPLRDGLLNLARRRNKRAAVGSSAGR, encoded by the coding sequence ATGGAGACGATCACCATCGTGGGCGGGGGCATCTCCGGGCTTGCCCTCGCGGCGGCGTTGGACCCCAACCGCTTCCACGTGACGGTGTACGAGAAGCGTCCGGAACTGCCCGCCGTCGGCAACGCTCTCGGGATGTGGCCCAACGCCCAACGCGCCCTGGCCCGGCTGGGGATACTGGACCAGGCGCGGGCGGTGAGCCCGGTGCTCGGGAGCGGGTCGGTACGTAACGCCCAGGGGGAGCCCTGGGTTACGGTCGATGCCGGGGAAATGTTCGGCATTTCCCGGACCGACCTGCTGCGGCTCCTGGACACGGCCGTCCCGGGGAGCGTCCGCCGGGCCACCAGCCAGATACGGGGGCTGCCCGCGGACGGGGGACTGGTGGTTGGCGCCGATGGCGTCCACAGCGTTGTCCGCAGCACGGCCTGGGGTCCCGGCGCGGACGCACGTCTGACGCCCTACCTCGCCCTCCGCGGGACCCTGCCTACTCCAGTTGCCCCGGACGAGGTGGGCGAGTACTGGGGCCGCGGGGACCTGTTCGGCATGGCCGCCGCCCGGGGCGGGTCCTTCTGGTACGCCAGTTACCGGTCCGGACTTGGCCCCTACGGGATCGACGTTCCGTCAGCGCTGGAACAGGCCAGGGAGCGCTATGCGGGCCACGCACCTGCCATCCGGCGCGCCCTTGCTGCAGCCACGCCGGAGGAATGCCTGGTCCAGCGCCTGTGGACGGTTCCGCGCCTGGGCTCCTACGTCAGTGGCAGGATTGCGCTCATCGGTGATGCGGCCCATGCCATGATGCCCACACTTGGCCGCGGCGCCTGCGAGTCGCTGGTTGACGCGGTGACACTTGCAGACCTGCTTAACACGCTGCCCGAAGACCAGGCACTGCGCGCCTACGACCGGCAGCGGAGGTTCCGGACCCGCGCGGTGAGCCTGGCGTCCTCGGCGCTGGGCCGCGTCGCGCTCACCGAACGCGGCCAGCCGCTGCGTGATGGCCTGCTCAACCTGGCCCGGCGGCGCAACAAACGCGCCGCCGTCGGCAGCAGTGCCGGCAGGTGA
- a CDS encoding TetR family transcriptional regulator, which translates to MRDRRTQLLDAALSVVANKGLKGLTHRAVDAAADVSEGTTSNYYRNRSALVEGVLDRLLQLDAELLQRVGPAGPPRDVDQLAGQLAAMVLALARQHAGLTRARLALSLDHPEAVTGGHRLLVGGLEQALAALGVADAAARARDIADYGDGVLLHLLTVRRDEQPDAAAIAAAVRRLAGP; encoded by the coding sequence ATGCGCGACAGACGTACCCAGCTCCTTGATGCCGCGCTGTCCGTGGTGGCAAACAAGGGGCTGAAAGGCCTCACGCACCGGGCCGTGGATGCCGCCGCCGACGTGTCCGAAGGCACGACGTCAAACTATTACCGCAACCGGTCAGCACTGGTGGAAGGCGTCCTGGACCGTTTGCTGCAGCTGGACGCAGAGCTCCTGCAGCGCGTTGGCCCGGCCGGTCCCCCACGGGACGTCGACCAGCTGGCCGGGCAACTGGCCGCGATGGTTCTCGCGCTGGCCCGGCAGCATGCCGGCCTCACCAGGGCCCGGCTGGCCCTGTCCCTGGACCATCCGGAGGCGGTGACCGGCGGGCACCGCCTGCTGGTGGGCGGGCTGGAACAGGCTCTTGCAGCCCTGGGGGTGGCTGACGCAGCAGCACGCGCCCGGGATATCGCGGACTACGGCGACGGGGTGCTGTTGCACCTGCTTACCGTCAGGCGCGACGAGCAGCCTGACGCTGCCGCCATCGCGGCGGCCGTCCGGCGACTGGCAGGCCCCTGA
- a CDS encoding 4-hydroxybenzoate 3-monooxygenase, translating to MARKTITTQVAIMGGGPAGLMLSHLLAKAGIESTVIEVRSHEEIAHTVRAGILEHGTVNLLVDSGVSDRVLREGDRHDGIELRFNGESHRIDFKDLVGESVWLYPQTDVFLDLAARRKDDGGDVRYSVTDTTVHDLEGSPKVRFTDSEGVEFEIQADFLVGADGSRSHCRFQIPEAHRKWYFHEYPFAWFGILAEAPRSSDELIYANSANGFALISQRTETVQRMYFQCDPKENVADWDDERIWAEFRSRVNGNGFELKEGPVLEKMVLPFRSFVHTPMRHGNLFLAGDAAHTVPPTGAKGLNLAINDVKVLFEGLDSHYNSGSGRLLETYSDRALERVWKAQQFSYWMTTMLHTPADADDFSRARQLGELNSVVSSRHGMAYLAEAYTGWPGGA from the coding sequence ATGGCACGAAAAACCATCACCACCCAGGTGGCCATCATGGGAGGCGGCCCGGCAGGGCTGATGCTGTCCCATCTCCTGGCGAAGGCAGGCATCGAGTCAACGGTCATCGAGGTCCGCAGCCACGAGGAGATTGCCCACACCGTCCGCGCCGGCATCCTGGAGCACGGGACGGTCAACCTGCTGGTGGACAGCGGGGTCTCGGACCGTGTGCTGCGCGAGGGCGACCGGCACGATGGCATCGAACTGCGGTTCAACGGCGAGAGCCACCGCATCGACTTCAAGGACCTCGTGGGCGAGTCCGTCTGGCTGTACCCGCAGACGGACGTCTTCCTGGACCTCGCCGCGCGGAGGAAGGACGACGGCGGCGACGTCCGCTACAGCGTCACCGACACCACTGTCCATGACCTGGAAGGCAGCCCGAAAGTCCGGTTTACCGACTCCGAAGGCGTTGAGTTCGAGATCCAGGCGGATTTCCTGGTGGGTGCCGACGGCTCCCGCAGCCACTGCCGGTTCCAGATCCCGGAAGCCCACCGCAAGTGGTACTTCCACGAGTACCCCTTCGCCTGGTTCGGCATCCTGGCCGAGGCCCCGCGCAGCTCCGATGAACTGATCTACGCCAACTCGGCCAACGGATTCGCCCTGATCAGCCAGCGTACGGAGACAGTCCAGCGGATGTATTTCCAGTGCGACCCCAAGGAGAACGTGGCCGACTGGGACGACGAGAGGATCTGGGCCGAATTCCGGAGCCGTGTCAACGGCAACGGCTTCGAGCTCAAGGAAGGGCCCGTCCTGGAAAAGATGGTGCTGCCGTTCCGCAGCTTCGTCCACACCCCCATGCGCCACGGCAACCTCTTCCTCGCCGGCGACGCCGCGCACACCGTGCCGCCCACCGGTGCCAAGGGCCTGAACCTTGCCATCAACGACGTCAAGGTCCTCTTCGAGGGGCTGGACAGCCACTACAACTCCGGTTCCGGCCGCCTGCTGGAAACCTACAGCGACCGGGCCCTGGAGCGTGTCTGGAAGGCGCAGCAGTTCTCGTACTGGATGACCACCATGCTGCACACCCCCGCCGACGCGGACGATTTCTCCCGCGCGCGCCAGCTAGGCGAGCTGAACTCGGTGGTCTCCTCCCGCCACGGCATGGCTTACCTGGCCGAGGCCTACACGGGCTGGCCCGGCGGCGCCTAA
- a CDS encoding IclR family transcriptional regulator translates to MANSPSGDSVVDRIVRLISAFPQDVNALQLSDLAGRAGLPLTTTHRLVGQLAGHGLLETAPGGMVRPGLRLWELVNRASPALALRQAAMPFMEDIQQVLNQNVNLAVLDGWEALFVERLSRRGSVANRAQVAGRMPIHISSAGLALMAHQDKAMQQEYLGQFTDPEGRLAAADVRALLAETAHQGFAQLKGVVDAGTWGIAVPVLDRRQRAVASLGVVVPLQEMRLQALVPALQTAARGIARQLADA, encoded by the coding sequence CTGGCCAACTCCCCGTCCGGCGACTCCGTGGTGGACCGGATCGTGCGGCTGATCTCCGCGTTTCCCCAGGACGTCAATGCCCTCCAGTTGTCTGACCTTGCCGGGCGGGCAGGCCTTCCGCTGACCACCACCCACCGGCTGGTGGGCCAGCTGGCAGGTCACGGACTGCTGGAGACTGCTCCCGGCGGGATGGTGCGGCCTGGACTCAGGCTGTGGGAACTGGTGAACCGTGCCTCGCCGGCGCTGGCGCTCCGGCAGGCAGCCATGCCCTTTATGGAGGACATCCAGCAGGTCCTGAACCAAAACGTGAACCTCGCGGTGCTGGATGGCTGGGAGGCGCTCTTTGTGGAACGGCTGTCCCGCCGGGGCTCGGTGGCCAACCGGGCGCAGGTAGCGGGCAGGATGCCCATCCATATCTCGTCCGCCGGACTGGCGCTGATGGCCCACCAGGACAAGGCCATGCAGCAGGAGTACCTGGGCCAGTTCACCGATCCCGAAGGAAGGCTGGCTGCGGCCGACGTCCGGGCGCTGCTGGCAGAGACCGCCCATCAGGGCTTTGCGCAACTGAAAGGCGTGGTGGATGCGGGCACCTGGGGGATCGCGGTGCCCGTGCTGGACCGCCGGCAGCGGGCCGTAGCCTCACTGGGCGTCGTGGTGCCCCTGCAGGAGATGCGCCTGCAGGCACTGGTTCCGGCACTGCAAACGGCCGCCCGGGGCATTGCCCGGCAACTTGCGGACGCCTGA
- a CDS encoding aromatic acid/H+ symport family MFS transporter: protein MVLDGFDLVVLGTVIPTLIKTHELGFDAVGATLAATISLVGVGAGALFIAPLSDRFGRRRLLVACVLWFSIFTIAVVFAPNVAVFCAFRLLAGLGLGACLPAALAYMNDYAPAGTAGKSTTRTMTGYHAGAVATAFLALLLIPDWRMMFIVGGLAGFALAPFLWFKLPETLPPAAAGTEPAAARTGFRDLARKPYPLVALAIAAASFMGLLLVYGLNTWLPQLMAGAGYTVSTGLVLLLVLNVGAVVGLVIAGILADKHGTKRVVLLWFGLSAVFLAVLSVKIQNELLLNAAVFVTGVFVFSAQVLVYAWVSQLFPATLRATALGFAAGVGRLGAIMGPAVTGTLVAANIAYPWGFYVFAAAAAIAVVALVTVPHTIAAVREASAAERP, encoded by the coding sequence ATGGTTCTTGACGGTTTTGACCTGGTGGTTTTGGGCACCGTCATTCCCACACTGATCAAGACCCATGAGCTTGGCTTCGACGCGGTGGGTGCCACCTTGGCCGCCACAATTTCACTGGTGGGCGTTGGCGCCGGTGCCCTGTTCATCGCCCCGCTGTCCGACCGCTTTGGCCGGCGCCGCCTCCTGGTGGCCTGCGTCCTGTGGTTTTCGATCTTCACCATCGCCGTGGTGTTCGCACCCAACGTGGCGGTGTTCTGCGCCTTCCGGCTTCTTGCCGGGCTGGGACTGGGCGCCTGCCTCCCGGCCGCCCTGGCCTACATGAACGACTACGCTCCGGCAGGTACCGCCGGAAAGTCGACCACCCGGACCATGACCGGCTACCACGCCGGCGCTGTGGCCACGGCCTTCCTTGCCCTGCTGCTGATCCCGGACTGGCGGATGATGTTCATCGTGGGCGGGCTGGCAGGCTTCGCCCTGGCACCCTTCCTGTGGTTCAAGCTCCCCGAAACCCTTCCCCCGGCGGCGGCAGGAACAGAACCTGCCGCAGCCCGCACGGGCTTCCGGGACCTGGCACGGAAGCCTTACCCCTTGGTGGCGCTGGCCATCGCGGCCGCGTCCTTCATGGGGTTGCTCCTGGTCTACGGCCTGAACACCTGGCTTCCGCAGCTGATGGCCGGCGCCGGGTACACCGTCAGCACCGGCCTGGTTCTCCTGCTGGTCCTCAACGTAGGGGCCGTGGTGGGCCTGGTGATCGCGGGGATCCTGGCCGACAAACACGGCACCAAGCGTGTGGTGCTGCTGTGGTTCGGACTCTCCGCGGTTTTCCTGGCTGTCCTGAGCGTCAAGATCCAGAATGAACTGCTGCTCAACGCGGCAGTCTTTGTCACCGGCGTGTTCGTCTTCAGCGCACAGGTCCTGGTTTACGCATGGGTCAGCCAGCTGTTCCCGGCAACCCTCCGTGCTACAGCCCTCGGCTTCGCCGCCGGGGTGGGCCGGCTCGGCGCGATCATGGGCCCCGCCGTCACCGGCACGCTGGTCGCTGCCAACATCGCCTACCCCTGGGGCTTCTACGTCTTTGCGGCCGCTGCCGCGATTGCCGTGGTAGCGCTGGTGACGGTGCCGCACACCATCGCTGCGGTCCGGGAAGCATCAGCCGCGGAACGTCCGTAA
- a CDS encoding FUSC family protein, with the protein MKLFAEMFSIAPGNKDHHPAFRCAVGVFVPLITLVLLGRLDLAIFASFGAFTGIYGRGEPHAVRFILQLRAGLLMLLVMLLAALAARMGPAWGLDAPTHTWLLVLATTLVAGACSVAISWLRLRPGGSLFHIFAFAAIASIPNQPPLWQGMLVAVLTTVFALLVGFSSRILPSHRTPWARPPRIRRTPAEKRAAWLEGLGYLVAAGLAGTLATWAGERLGFGHNYWAMVAAVVPLVGHTTRHRVRRGIQRIIGTVLGLLVLAAVLLVGLQPWQTVLVMALCQFGAEMFIIRQYLLAQVFVTPLALVSTLLVVPASPSILLRDRIIETVIGAAVGIAVVLAPGAWRRIRQRTTAA; encoded by the coding sequence GTGAAGTTGTTTGCTGAAATGTTCAGCATTGCCCCCGGCAACAAGGACCACCACCCCGCGTTCAGGTGCGCCGTGGGCGTCTTCGTTCCGCTGATCACGCTGGTGCTGCTCGGCAGGCTGGACCTGGCAATTTTCGCGTCCTTCGGCGCCTTCACCGGAATCTACGGCCGCGGCGAACCCCACGCCGTCCGGTTTATCCTGCAGCTGCGCGCCGGTCTGCTGATGCTGCTCGTCATGCTCCTGGCGGCGCTGGCGGCGCGCATGGGTCCCGCCTGGGGCCTGGACGCCCCCACCCACACGTGGCTGCTGGTCCTGGCCACCACGCTGGTGGCCGGCGCCTGTTCGGTTGCCATTTCCTGGCTCAGGCTGCGCCCCGGCGGCTCGCTCTTCCATATCTTCGCCTTCGCCGCCATCGCATCCATTCCCAACCAGCCGCCGCTCTGGCAAGGCATGCTGGTGGCCGTCCTGACCACGGTGTTCGCCCTGCTGGTCGGCTTCTCGTCCCGCATCCTTCCCAGCCACAGGACTCCCTGGGCCAGGCCTCCCCGCATCCGCCGCACTCCCGCGGAGAAGCGCGCGGCCTGGCTTGAAGGGCTCGGCTACCTGGTGGCCGCAGGCCTTGCCGGCACGCTGGCCACGTGGGCGGGGGAGCGCCTGGGGTTCGGGCACAACTACTGGGCCATGGTTGCTGCCGTGGTGCCGCTGGTGGGCCACACCACCAGGCACCGGGTGCGCCGCGGCATACAAAGGATCATCGGCACGGTCCTGGGCCTGCTGGTCCTCGCGGCCGTGCTGCTGGTGGGCCTGCAGCCGTGGCAAACCGTGCTGGTGATGGCGCTGTGCCAGTTCGGGGCCGAGATGTTCATCATCCGCCAGTACCTTCTGGCCCAGGTTTTCGTGACACCCCTCGCGCTGGTCTCAACACTGCTGGTGGTCCCGGCGTCACCCTCCATCCTGCTGCGCGACCGCATCATCGAGACCGTGATCGGCGCCGCCGTCGGCATTGCCGTGGTGCTGGCGCCCGGCGCATGGCGCCGGATCAGGCAAAGGACGACGGCGGCCTGA
- a CDS encoding ACT domain-containing protein yields MKRPAHNTPAAELRCKVCGLMPEPPKARLTLANVAVMLPIELLVHALVVETHLPYVAKVLVLTLTATVLVIWVAEPSAARILLRWLHAPALRHRRQLASAPSLWRARTLLQDRPGSLQRITAALARLDTNILSIHVHPVPAGVLDEFVLSVPGDVGERELLAALHDGGGSSPHAWPTTALDMADGQTRALSLAARIAATPDELPLAVAELLHARIVPPSDAGFKASDDGTHLRIPTAWHGPITFSRPDEPFTPAESARAHRLAELAEILSHRPDGSPTAR; encoded by the coding sequence ATGAAGCGCCCTGCCCACAACACACCCGCTGCCGAACTGCGCTGCAAGGTCTGCGGCCTGATGCCTGAGCCGCCCAAGGCGCGGCTGACCTTGGCGAACGTCGCCGTGATGCTGCCCATCGAGCTGCTGGTCCACGCCCTGGTGGTGGAGACCCACCTTCCCTATGTGGCCAAGGTCCTGGTGCTGACCCTGACGGCCACAGTCCTGGTGATCTGGGTGGCCGAGCCCTCGGCTGCCCGGATTCTGCTGCGCTGGCTGCACGCCCCGGCCCTTCGGCACCGGCGGCAGCTGGCGTCGGCGCCGTCCCTGTGGCGGGCGCGGACGCTTCTCCAGGACCGGCCCGGTTCGCTGCAGCGGATCACGGCGGCGCTGGCCCGGCTGGACACCAACATCCTGAGCATCCATGTCCACCCGGTACCGGCTGGGGTCCTGGATGAGTTTGTCCTCTCGGTGCCCGGGGACGTGGGCGAACGGGAACTGCTGGCGGCACTTCACGACGGCGGCGGCAGCAGTCCGCACGCCTGGCCCACCACCGCCCTGGACATGGCTGACGGGCAAACCCGGGCGCTCAGCCTGGCAGCGAGGATCGCCGCCACCCCGGACGAACTCCCCCTGGCGGTGGCCGAGCTGCTGCACGCACGGATTGTGCCGCCGTCGGACGCCGGCTTCAAAGCGTCCGACGACGGGACGCACCTTAGGATCCCCACGGCCTGGCATGGCCCCATCACCTTCTCCCGGCCGGATGAGCCGTTTACGCCGGCCGAGTCCGCGCGGGCCCACCGGCTGGCGGAACTGGCCGAGATCCTGTCCCACCGGCCGGACGGATCCCCCACGGCGCGTTGA
- a CDS encoding MFS transporter: MSIPNTETTATSDEATPGTTETRGKDGTQRRTSVRWRLFLLLLVLVSVNYIDRGSISVALPIIQKEFDLAPELVGLLLSAFFWTYALMQIPVGLLIDKFGPRKVMTASCVGWGAATAASGMAGGFLSMFIARLGIGVTEAGVMPAGGKLNAIWMHKSERGRGATILDAGAPLGAGLGGILIAGLIAATGSWRSSFVIAGAATVLMGLAVWWYVRDNPRQHRGVNAAEAEYIEASHAAEDAEAELDGSQGKRALLPYLKFRSFWAMCFGWLGFNGVFYGLLTWGPLYLAQAKGFDLKTIGWSTFVIFGAGFVGEILGGTIADKWRASGASANRVMRTLLGISSVVVIGGLVGVTVVPDPTTAVVLLSLVMFFLRWVGLFWSIPSILGGRTNAGVLGGAMNFSGNISGFVTPIAVGLIVGATGSYTWALLYFVGSAVIMGASVLTLNYNKRLPV, encoded by the coding sequence GTGTCCATCCCAAACACTGAAACAACGGCCACGTCCGACGAGGCCACCCCCGGCACTACCGAAACGCGCGGAAAGGACGGAACGCAACGGCGCACCTCCGTCCGCTGGCGGCTGTTCCTGCTGCTCCTGGTCCTGGTGTCCGTCAACTACATCGACCGCGGCTCCATCTCGGTGGCCCTGCCCATCATCCAAAAGGAGTTCGACCTCGCCCCGGAACTGGTGGGCCTGCTGCTCTCCGCCTTCTTCTGGACCTACGCCCTGATGCAGATCCCTGTGGGCCTGCTCATCGACAAGTTCGGTCCCCGCAAGGTGATGACCGCCTCCTGCGTGGGCTGGGGCGCGGCAACGGCCGCATCCGGCATGGCCGGCGGCTTCCTGAGCATGTTTATCGCCCGCCTCGGCATCGGCGTGACCGAAGCAGGTGTCATGCCCGCCGGCGGCAAGCTCAACGCCATCTGGATGCACAAGTCGGAGCGCGGCCGCGGTGCCACCATCCTGGACGCCGGCGCCCCGCTGGGTGCAGGCCTTGGCGGCATCCTCATCGCCGGCCTCATCGCAGCGACGGGCAGTTGGCGCAGTTCGTTCGTCATCGCCGGCGCCGCAACAGTCCTGATGGGCCTGGCCGTCTGGTGGTACGTCCGCGACAACCCGCGGCAGCACCGCGGTGTCAATGCCGCCGAAGCCGAGTACATCGAAGCGTCGCACGCTGCCGAGGATGCCGAAGCTGAGCTCGACGGCAGCCAGGGCAAACGCGCACTGCTCCCCTACCTCAAGTTCCGCTCCTTCTGGGCGATGTGCTTCGGCTGGCTCGGCTTCAATGGAGTGTTCTATGGCCTGCTGACCTGGGGCCCGCTCTATCTCGCCCAGGCCAAGGGCTTCGACTTGAAGACCATCGGCTGGTCCACCTTTGTCATCTTCGGTGCCGGCTTCGTCGGTGAAATCCTGGGCGGCACCATTGCGGACAAGTGGCGTGCATCCGGCGCGTCAGCCAACCGGGTGATGCGCACCCTCCTGGGGATCTCGAGTGTCGTGGTGATCGGCGGCCTGGTGGGCGTCACCGTGGTCCCGGACCCCACCACCGCTGTGGTCCTGCTCTCCCTCGTCATGTTCTTCCTGCGCTGGGTGGGCCTGTTCTGGAGCATCCCCTCCATCCTGGGCGGCCGCACCAACGCAGGCGTCCTGGGCGGTGCCATGAACTTCAGCGGCAACATCTCCGGCTTCGTCACGCCGATCGCCGTCGGCCTGATCGTCGGAGCCACAGGTTCCTACACCTGGGCGCTGCTGTACTTCGTGGGTTCCGCAGTGATCATGGGCGCCTCAGTCCTGACGCTGAACTACAACAAGCGGCTTCCTGTCTAA
- a CDS encoding GntR family transcriptional regulator, protein MLTAEETQDKDRPLRETVRDTLRTRIFEGHYAPGTRLVERDLAAEFSVSRLPVREALRMLRQEGLISDRGARGAEVSSLSPKDVEDLFDVRQSLEVLACRLAAKRATKEDLAHLKGLLDDAETFLAKGSVMEAHRSNSEFHDAITRIADNNFLKSALEPLQGRMHWLFRHVSDLPELIREHRDLYTAIASGDPDKAAAQSASHIGKYRDQFPEDFQKTEPEFHRKRK, encoded by the coding sequence ATGCTGACCGCAGAAGAGACCCAGGACAAGGACCGCCCCCTCCGCGAGACTGTCCGGGACACCCTCCGCACCAGGATTTTCGAAGGACACTACGCTCCCGGCACGCGGCTGGTGGAACGCGACCTGGCAGCCGAATTCTCCGTCTCCCGGCTGCCGGTCCGCGAGGCCCTGCGCATGCTTCGCCAGGAAGGCCTGATCAGCGACCGGGGCGCCCGCGGGGCTGAGGTGAGCAGCCTCAGCCCCAAGGACGTGGAGGACCTCTTCGATGTCCGCCAGTCCCTGGAAGTCCTGGCCTGCCGGCTCGCCGCCAAACGGGCCACCAAGGAGGACCTCGCCCATTTGAAGGGGCTGCTGGACGATGCGGAAACCTTCCTGGCCAAGGGATCAGTGATGGAGGCGCACCGCTCCAACAGCGAATTCCACGACGCCATCACCCGCATCGCGGACAACAACTTCCTCAAGTCCGCCCTGGAACCCCTCCAGGGCCGCATGCACTGGCTGTTCCGGCATGTCAGCGACCTGCCCGAACTCATCCGCGAACACCGCGACCTGTACACCGCCATTGCCAGCGGCGATCCGGACAAGGCAGCCGCCCAGTCCGCATCACACATTGGAAAGTACCGGGACCAGTTTCCCGAGGACTTCCAGAAGACCGAACCAGAATTCCACCGGAAGAGAAAATGA
- a CDS encoding aspartate/glutamate racemase family protein — MKLLVINPNISADVTALIESEALRSASAGTELLVRTAGHGVEYIETRFEALIAAGAVAEIIAEHTRPGADPVDAVVVAAFGDPGMPALKELAEVPVIGITEAALCAAALQGHRFSIIAISDRIKPWYRECVEQFGLAGRLASIRSINDSLTSIASVQQDFRETLLALSRQAVAEDGADVVILAGAPLAGLARDLTGQIPVPVVDGISAGIRMAEAVAALQSGPHRAGAFAPPPAKDRKGLPPNLDAALAARQEHAGTPQPAA; from the coding sequence ATGAAACTCCTGGTCATCAACCCCAACATCAGCGCCGATGTCACCGCGCTGATTGAATCCGAGGCGCTCCGTTCCGCCTCCGCCGGCACCGAACTGCTGGTCAGGACTGCCGGGCACGGCGTGGAGTACATCGAGACCCGCTTCGAAGCCCTCATCGCCGCGGGTGCCGTGGCAGAGATCATTGCCGAACACACCCGTCCCGGCGCAGACCCGGTGGACGCCGTGGTGGTGGCTGCCTTCGGGGACCCGGGAATGCCGGCCCTCAAGGAACTGGCCGAGGTGCCCGTCATCGGGATCACCGAGGCCGCCCTGTGCGCAGCAGCACTGCAGGGCCACCGGTTCTCCATCATCGCCATCTCGGACCGGATCAAGCCCTGGTACCGCGAGTGCGTGGAGCAGTTCGGACTTGCCGGACGGCTGGCCTCCATCCGTTCCATCAATGACTCCCTGACCAGCATCGCCTCCGTCCAGCAGGACTTCAGGGAAACCCTGCTGGCACTCAGCCGGCAGGCCGTGGCGGAGGACGGCGCCGACGTCGTGATCCTTGCCGGCGCCCCGCTGGCCGGCCTTGCCCGCGACCTCACGGGGCAGATTCCCGTCCCTGTGGTGGATGGCATCTCCGCAGGCATCCGCATGGCCGAGGCCGTTGCCGCGCTGCAATCCGGGCCGCACCGCGCCGGCGCCTTCGCCCCGCCGCCGGCCAAGGACCGCAAGGGCCTGCCGCCCAATCTGGACGCGGCCCTTGCCGCCCGCCAGGAGCACGCCGGCACCCCCCAGCCCGCCGCCTAG